A section of the Scyliorhinus torazame isolate Kashiwa2021f chromosome 21, sScyTor2.1, whole genome shotgun sequence genome encodes:
- the nr1d1 gene encoding nuclear receptor subfamily 1 group D member 1: protein MDPNNTGGVITYIGPNSTSSSPVLLYSDNSNSSFQSVSQSCSPLPPSPNTAGSQDGKHYISNSTGSGEDCPTIGPFSNLKLSTEEGTNISTSKSSSGITKISGMILLCKVCGDVASGFHYGVHACEGCKGFFRRSIQQNIQYKKCLKNENCTIMRINRNRCQQCRFKKCLAVGMSRDAVRFGRIPKREKQRMLAEMQSAMNNMVNNQLNGELQNEIQPQQQNWQLQPPLAGPVQPPQQEQSSPSLHPQQQHNPQQLYCPSTEASMEEVIYTISRAHKETFTYAHDKLKQTTAACRHNIELTNHNANCCLNGYHVNGMNTIYHQENNIFHKTNNGGLKNMCYPSSFSNGHTNGHISGHYQNQTNGQKLHTRNAYTANAEIETDNGRTCPWKGVNSVILACPMNIQPHVEGNRSVQQIWEDFSLSFTPAVKEVVEFAKLIPGFKDLSQHDQVILLKAGAFEVLMVRFASLFNMKEQTVTFISGTTYSIEELRGMRMGDLLNSMFDFSEKLSSLHLSEEELGLFTAVVLVSADRSGIENVTSVEQLQETLIRVLRALIMKNYPNEATRFTKLLLKLPDLRTLNNMHSEKLLAFRIDP from the exons ATGGATCCCAACAACACAg GTGGAGTGATCACCTATATTGGACCAAACAGCACCTCTTCGAGTCCAGTACTGTTGTATAGTGATAACTCCAATAGTAGTTTCCAGTCTGTGTCCCAATCATGTTCTCCATTGCCACCGTCACCCAACACCGCTGGCTCCCAGGATGGCAAACACTACATAAGTAACTCGACGGGATCCGGCGAGGATTGTCCAACCATTGGGCCCTTCAGCAATCTGAAGCTTTCCACAGAAGAGGGAACCAACATTTCCACCTCAAAGAGTAGCTCTGGAATCACCA AAATCAGTGGAATGATTCTGCTGTGTAAAGTGTGTGGGGATGTAGCCTCTGGTTTCCATTATGGAGTACATGCCTGTGAAGGTTGCAAG GGCTTCTTCAGGCGGAGCATTCAGCAGAACATCCAGTATAAGAAGTGCCTCAAGAACGAGAACTGCACCATCATGCGAATCAACAGGAATCGTTGCCAGCAATGCCGCTTTAAGAAGTGTCTTGCTGTCGGCATGTCCAGGGACG CGGTGCGCTTCGGGCGCATTCCCAAGCGAGAGAAGCAAAGAATGTTGGCGGAGATGCAAAGTGCCATGAATAATATGGTGAACAATCAGCTGAATGGAGAGCTACAAAATGAAATCCAGCCCCAGCAGCAGAACTGGCAACTCCAGCCACCTCTGGCAGGTCCTGTCCAACCACCACAGCAGGAACAGTCATCCCCCAGCCTCCATCCCCAGCAGCAACACAACCCCCAGCAGTTATACTGTCCCAGCACCGAAGCCTCAATGGAAGAAGTCATCTACACTATTTCCAGGGCACATAAAGAGACCTTTACCTATGCCCATGACAAGTTAAAGCAAACGACTGCTGCCTGCCGACACAACATCGAACTGACGAACCACAATGCCAATTGCTGCCTGAACGGGTACCACGTCAACGGAATGAACACCATCTATCATCAGGAGAACAATATCTTCCACAAAACCAATAATGGTGGACTGAAGAATATGTGTTACCCATCTTCCTTCTCCAACGGTCACACTAATGGGCACATCAGTGGACATTACCAAAATCAGACCAATGGACAAAAATTACACACTAGAAACGCGTACACTGCCAATGCCGAGATAGAGACTGACAATGGGAGGACCTGCCCATGGAAAGGAGTAAACAGTGTTATTCTG gccTGTCCGATGAACATACAGCCACATGTAGAAGGCAATCGATCAGTACAACAGATCTGGGAGGATTTCTCCTTGAGTTTCACACCAGCTGTCAAAGAAGTGGTCGAGTTTGCAAAACTTATTCCGGGGTTCAAGGACCTGTCCCAGCATGACCAGGTCATCCTGCTGAAAGCTGGAGCGTTTGAG GTCCTGATGGTGAGGTTTGCATCGCTGTTCAACATGAAGGAGCAGACCGTCACATTTATCAGTGGAACCACATACTCCATCGAAGAGCTGCGGGGCATGAGGATGGGAGATCTGCTCAACTCCATGTTCGACTTCAGCGAGAAACTGAGCTCCTTGCACCTCAGTGAGGAAGAGCTGGGTCTGTTCACTGCCGTTGTGCTGGTCTCTGCAG ATCGTTCTGGAATCGAGAACGTCACCTCGGTGGAACAGCTCCAAGAAACGCTCATCCGAGTCCTGCGAGCACTGATAATGAAGAATTACCCCAACGAGGCCACGCGCTTCACTAAGCTGCTTTTGAAACTGCCAGACCTCCGCACTCTGAACAACATGCACTCGGAAAAGCTGTTGGCCTTTCGGATAGACCCCTGA